From Drosophila yakuba strain Tai18E2 chromosome 2L, Prin_Dyak_Tai18E2_2.1, whole genome shotgun sequence, one genomic window encodes:
- the LOC6526771 gene encoding uncharacterized protein LOC6526771 isoform X1: MDIALRGTNRASSTSTTGTGLHHAVSLGNIEVSTKTTYSSHMDRSYDSEDEHTGRRRLRHTLSTELHPHTSVYSRGDIREQYCLTDRQLHSIEQRPRRERFFGCLSRRGQTQSGSFLGGCVGRRVPSDENLAAYAPFEKYPRYQNSYTDTHELESSYFRRQPASILSTGKTGEADLGGRYTWIGQQQVTNNNPDYQSDHRATCCTAPLESFYQDVLLRNYYVELCAPPNPTPPTSHTNQIANLNVCSYHCPTYATMPTTHHQHHHQQQGGNVRTKHVSFARSHTLTSFDNVNAGFRSSGRLKTARSQERLIGGKKPIIATGSMYETLQPPLQAQQLQQPHQMQPQQSSTLPKTWLPPPVQLQPCQHHHAPIHLHQPLPGEDLATQLPAGPDNMVGLIIPQPLPLALPLPSPEVLIVEKKFRNAMKTQATQTDAAARRQGQIGYNTQILALSPRPPHRIKVVSQGAQTNGLQNGKKLTKSLSEIPNGKDGTSSLHYQQGSIYPHEMIYRTQSQDVTPLQTLSDAQNNIMYYKPPPPLLDAHSYGLGMEHLSRTRPSPSEQNVEYVNVNAAAVALNESFDYESNSLPRRACTSHTDFYSNSLPRRHINESSDLMIDSVPLDFSQTHLLPPPSEYCKNDDEDAEEYYDEEEDHPHETESYSSEVCMEQAAQHRRMSMLPQMIDSPFRRDDLRRQSMPVYGQTEKLIDGFGPRSSFRRRDKVSCFPDEPPAVQEVRDEQEIFIDFKPHISPKPSPKLQLKHRKQHKAEIAMRKMQQQRMAQAAALTLPKPKSQPVEVEVRKVEHEPSDEEEDEDEVSEPDEEEDGEEIDEDEHKLETDLQEDEEPLYENITPCGCRVIPQPDAEEIQDKRSQFRKRSVSLDDDYETKASETPTPTGLRLPSTPASPCRDELLANVSTYPSSDSLANDNTRDHSDGIWNESQVTVLTVEQRDISDGSYSSNLLLTPSSKRKNLLLQHQQRSSVDTDALDFEEQSPTYGLQTLPKIIKTPTPTTSRPTSTQPMMPPPAIAVTPSVNPILDSCISSPLPKRSMVARGSVPDARQLMFTGGAAKQRHSDASFLPMGASDCARSADISECSTNTDEYATCTDTSKRTPGIKTPPTTTSSSSTTQVPVSTQSSQLEKTHAGSSFESASSLYSMREDLLQHDEKERDKQSTLTKAQLKSPMGSVAELTRKSPSHSISSTTSSGSCPVSGAAIKSPAKESLPQTVASSGTSQMKVCSAECIAPGVKPKPDSISEDERSEVRYSSSGYYESPHEEDDEEQGTRSKARRLRQEDERKRRKTSMKLDIEKENMRALTSPIKKPTGSSKITSPEQSLSATLDNGSSPSKMKRFRPKIRRQLRKSSREDVLAAAAVRRSRATPTIFGLSSGSGDTELLLDASMSTGALAGTTTTAVTSVSAPSSASKLPTSESSVATQPEAVVASLPAKKPHSCATPTSLLSPKMPTTSGTQSKSTSDTFQLKAKSIESLRSVSPGSDSVFYSEADGNAASGEQSHCHHCGKEMEGKQQSNTISELAGDSVESIPYIEQDIVKPPSDFADSPVTTKTTQRLYKKMDKRFRSEERYHGERGRHYKTRQENIRAKSEERGRIPSLPNTPVLRPAGSSPCVLPDTEQSQHVIYKGHYDAGRYTRLTDDDLWTQLDHQCFDRSRERRASTESEKGFHAKYQVILHRLVQRRCTLEMYHRQKHNSFRVDKTVVVKSDSGEFGFRIHGSKPVVVAAIEPETPAESSGLEVGDIIISVNGVQVLDKHHTEVVKIAHDGCEKLELQVARTIGVLMHEQLEPPSQPIFSGYLWRQSGQAKGAPNSKKWVRRWFSLRPDNCLYYYKTEDDSQPVGAMIMAKHTVDLCPVDVGKPFAFKVDAGEGIPMYVAADSDEMANRWLQLLRQAASQDNQWLDKSARCLYQTPSNIQRPDCFGYLLKLGSRWCGWSKRYCVLKDACLYFYQDANSKSAFGMACLHGYKVASMSANASGKKNSFEIVPPETKLRHYFFCTESEMDKKRWISALEYSIDRWIKSG, encoded by the exons ATGGATATTGCCTTGCGTGGCACAAACAGAGCATCGTCAACATCAACGACTGGAACTG GTCTGCATCATGCTGTGTCATTGGGCAACATTGAGGTCTCCACCAAG ACCACCTACTCCAGCCACATGGATCGCAGCTACGACTCCGAGGACGAACACACTGGACGCCGAAGACTTCGCCATACGCTCTCCACCGAGTTGCATCCCCACACGTCTGTCTACTCGCGCGGAGATATAAGGGAACAG TACTGCCTCACAGATCGCCAGCTGCACAGCATAGAGCAGCGTCCTAGGCGGGAACGCTTTTTTGGCTGCCTATCGCGACGCGGTCAAACGCAATCGGGCAGTTTTTTGGGCGGCTGTGTGGGTCGGCGAGTGCCCTCCGATGAGAATTTGGCCGCCTATGCGCCATTTGAAAAATATCCACG CTACCAGAACAGCTACACGGACACACACGAATTGGAAAGTTCCTATTTTCGCCGTCAACCGGCCTCCATTCTGAGCACTGGTAAAACGGGTGAGGCCGATCTGGGTGGACGTTATACCTGGATTGGACAGCAGCAGGTGACCAACAACAATCCCGACTACCAATCGGACCACAG GGCAACTTGTTGTACAGCACCACTTGAATCCTTTTACCAGGATGTTTTGCTACGGAATTATTATGTCGAGCTTTGCGCTCCACCAAATCCTACACCACCAACATCACACACCAATCAAATCGCTAATCTAAATGTTTG CTCGTATCACTGCCCCACATACGCCACGATGCCAACCAcacaccaccagcaccaccaccaacaacagGGCGGAAATGTCAG AACCAAACACGTGAGCTTTGCCAGGTCGCACACACTCACCAGTTTCGACAATGTGAATGCCGGATTTCGATCCTCGGGGCGTTTGAAAACCGCCCGAAGCCAAGAGCGATTAATTGGGGGCAAGAAGCCCATTATTGCCACGGGTTCCATGTACGAAACCCTCCAGCCCCCGCTGCAAGCacaacagctgcagcaaccGCATCAGATGCAGCCACAACAGAGCTCCACCCTGCCAAAAACCTGGCTGCCACCACCAGTTCAACTGCAGCCATGCCAGCACCATCATGCCCCGATTCACCTGCACCAGCCCCTTCCAGGTGAGGATTTAGCCACCCAATTGCCAGCGGGCCCAG ACAACATGGTTGGACTGATCATACCACAACCCCTGCCCTTGGCTCTACCACTGCCCAGTCCCGAGGTTCTCATCGTGGAGAAGAAGTTCCGCAATGCCATGAAAACGCAGGCCACTCAAACGGATGCCGCTGCCCGTCGCCAGGGTCAAATTGGCTATAATACCCAGATCCTGGCCTTGAGTCCCCGGCCACCACATCGCATCAAGGTGGTTTCCCAGGGGGCTCAAACGAACGGCCTGCAGAATGGCAAAAAACTAACGAAAAGCCTCTCCGAAATACCCAATGGCAAGGATGGCACCTCCTCGCTTCATTATCAACAGGG TTCCATATACCCACATGAGATGATCTACCGCACTCAGTCGCAGGATGTGACCCCTTTGCAGACCCTCTCGGATGCCCAAAACAACATTATGTACTACAAACCACCACCACCGTTGCTGGATGCCCACAGCTATGGACTGGGAATGGAGCACCTAAGCCGGACACGTCCCTCGCCATCCGAACAGAACGTGGAgtatgtgaatgtgaatgctGCTGCGGTGGCACTGAATGAAAGTTTCGACTACGAGAGCAACAGTTTGCCTCGACGGGCGTGTACCTCGCATACGGATTTCTATTCGAATAGTTTGCCTCGAAGGCATATCAACGAGAGCTCCGATCTAATGATCGATAGTGTTCCCTTGGACTTTAGCCAAACGCATTTATTGCCACCACCAAGTGAGTACTGCAAGAACGACGACGAGGATGCGGAGGAGTActacgacgaggaggaggatcaTCCCCATGAAACGGAGAGCTATAGCTCAGAGGTCTGCATGGAGCAGGCGGCCCAACATCGCCGAATGTCCATGCTGCCCCAGATGATAGACTCCCCATTTCGTCGCGATGATCTGAGGCGTCAATCCATGCCGGTTTATGGTCAAACGGAAAAGCTCATCGATGGCTTTGGTCCCAGGAGCTCTTTTCGTAGACGCGACAAAGTCAGCTGTTTTCCGGATGAGCCGCCAGCCGTTCAAGAAGTACGCGATGAACAGGAgatatttatagattttaagCCGCACATCTCGCCAAAACCGAGTCCCAAGCTGCAGCTGAAGCACCGTAAGCAGCACAAGGCGGAAATTGCCATGAgaaaaatgcagcagcagcggatgGCACAGGCGGCAGCATTGACGTTGCCCAAGCCCAAGTCACAGCCAGTCGAAGTTGAGGTGAGAAAAGTTGAACATGAGCCcagcgacgaggaggaggacgaggacgaagtGTCCGAGCCCGACGAGGAGGAAGACGGCGAGGAGATCGACGAGGATGAGCACAAGCTGGAGACGGATCTGCAGGAGGACGAGGAACCGCTGTACGAGAACATAACCCCCTGTGGCTGCCGCGTGATCCCACAGCCAGATGCGGAGGAGATCCAGGACAAACGCTCGCAGTTCCGCAAGCGTTCCGTCAGCTTGGATGATGACTACGAAACGAAGGCATCTGAAACTCCAACACCAACTGGCCTGAGACTCCCATCCACTCCGGCCAGTCCTTGCCGCGATGAGCTGCTGGCCAATGTTTCAACTTATCCTTCCTCAGACTCGCTGGCCAATGACAATACACGTGATCATTCGGATGGCATATGGAATGAGTCGCAGGTTACCGTCTTGACGGTTGAACAGAGGGACATATCCGATGGCTCCTACAGTTCCAACCTGCTGTTGACGCCCTCTTCGAAGCGAAAGAATCTACtgctgcagcatcagcaaaGAAGCTCAGTGGACACCGATGCCCTGGATTTTGAGGAACAA AGTCCCACCTATGGCCTACAAACACTGCCGAAGATCATCAAGACGCCCACACCAACCACATCGAGGCCCACTTCCACTCAGCCCATGATGCCACCACCAGCCATCGCGGTCACACCATCTGTAAATCCGATTCTGGACAGCTGCATAAGTTCCCCGCTGCCCAAGAGGAGCATGGTGGCCAGGGGATCGGTTCCGGATGCCCGACAGCTGATGTTCACTGGTGGAGCCGCCAAGCAAAG ACACTCGGATGCCTCGTTCCTGCCCATGGGCGCCAGCGATTGCGCAAGGAGCGCAGATATATCGGAGTGCAGCACGAATACAGATGAGTATGCCACCTGCACGGACACCTCGAAACGCACACCAGGTATTAAGACACCGCCGACCACCACCAGTTCATCGTCGACCACACAAGTGCCAG TTTCCACTCAGAGCTCGCAGTTGGAAAAAACGCACGCCGGCAGTTCCTTCGAAAGCGCCAGTTCCCTGTACTCCATGAGGGAGGATCTTCTGCAGCACGACGAGAAGGAGCGGGATAAGCAGTCCACGCTCACCAAGGCTCAACTGAAATCACCCATGGGTTCAGTGGCTGAGCTGACCAGGAAATCGCCATCGCACTCCATCAGTAGTACCACCTCTTCAGGCAGCTGTCCAGTCTCGGGAGCAGCCATCAAATCCCCAGCCAAGGAGAGTCTGCCCCAAACGGTGGCCAGTTCGGGAACGTCGCAGATGAAAGTCTGCTCCGCCGAATGCATAGCGCCTGGTGTTAAGCCCAAGCCAGATTCCATATCGGAGGACGAGCGCAGCGAGGTGCGGTACTCCTCGTCCGGTTACTACGAGAGTCCACACGAGGAGGATGACGAGGAGCAGGGGACCAGGAGCAAGGCTCGCCGGCTGCGACAGGAAGACGAACGGAAGAGGCGCAAGACTAGCATGAAGCTGGACATTGAGAAGGAGAACATGCGCGCCCTAACCAGTCCCATTAAGAAGCCCACGGGTTCCAGCAAGATCACATCGCCGGAGCAATCGTTATCTGCAACCTTGGACAATGGCAGCAGTCCCAGCAAGATGAAACGCTTCCGTCCCAAGATACGCAGGCAGCTGAGGAAAAGTTCGCGCGAAGATGTCCTGGCGGCGGCAGCGGTACGCAGGAGtcgtgccacgcccactatttTTGGCTTGAGCAGCGGAAGTGGCGACACTGAGTTGCTGCTCGACGCCAGCATGTCAACTGGCGCCCTGGCAGGCACAACCACTACTGCCGTGACATCCGTATCTGCGCCCTCATCCGCATCCAAGCTACCAACATCGGAGTCCTCAGTTGCCACACAACCCGAGGCAGTGGTGGCATCATTGCCGGCAAAGAAACCACATAGTtgcgccacgcccacatcccTGCTGTCGCCCAAGATGCCCACAACCAGTGGCACGCAATCGAAGTCCACGTCGGACACGTTTCAGCTGAAGGCCAAGTCCATTGAGTCCTTGCGATCGGTGTCGCCTGGCTCCGATTCCGTGTTCTACAGCGAAGCCGATGGAAATGCGGCCAGTGGCGAGCAGAGTCACTGCCACCATTGCGGCAAGGAAATGGAGGGCAAGCAGCAGAGCAACACCATCAGCGAACTGGCTGGTGACTCCGTCGAGTCGATACCCTACATCGAACAGGACATCGTCAAGCCGCCTTCGGATTTCGCCGACTCCCCGGTGACCACCAAGACCACCCAACGGTTGTACAAAAAGATGGACAAGCGATTCCGATCCGAGGAGCGATACCACGGCGAAAGGGGCAGGCACTACAAGACCAGGCAGGAGAACATCAGGGCGAAG AGCGAGGAGCGTGGTCGCATTCCCAGTCTTCCCAATACACCCGTGCTTCGTCCTGCTGGCTCAAGTCCTTGCGTCCTGCCCGACACGGAACAGAGTCAGCACGTCATCTATAAGGGACACTACGACGCAGGTCGCTATACACGACTGACCGATGATGACTTGTGGACTCAACTGGACCATCAGTGTTTTG ATCGCTCCAGGGAACGTAGAGCTTCAACGGAGTCGGAGAAGGGCTTCCATGCCAAGTACCAAGTGATCCTGCATCGTCTCGTCCAGCGACGCTGCACCCTGGAGATGTACCACCGCCAGAAGCACAACAGCTTTC GCGTGGACAAAACCGTGGTGGTCAAGAGCGATTCCGGTGAATTCGGCTTCCGTATTCACGGTTCCAAGCCCGTGGTGGTGGCCGCCATCGAACCGGAGACTCCGGCGGAGAGCTCTGGCTTGGAGGTGGGCGACATTATCATCTCGGTGAATGGAGTCCAAGTGCTGGACAAGCACCACACCGAGGTGGTGAAGATCGCACACGATGGCTGCGAGAAGCTGGAACTGCAGGTGGCCAGGACCATTGGGGTTCTCATGCACGAGCAACTGGAGCCGCCAAGTCAGCCCATATTCAGCGGATACCTGTGGCGCCAGAGTGGACAGGCCAAGGGTGCTCCGAATTCCAAGAAGTGGGTGCGCCGTTGGTTCTCCCTGAGACCCGATAATTGTCTGTACTACTACAAAACTGAAGAT GACTCTCAACCCGTTGGCGCCATGATCATGGCCAAGCACACTGTGGACCTGTGTCCTGTGGATGTGGGCAAGCCCTTTGCCTTCAAAGTGGACGCCGGCGAGGGCATTCCCATGTACGTGGCTGCCGACTCCGATGAGATGGCGAACAGGTGGCTCCAGCTGCTCCGACAAGCGGCCTCCCAGGACAACCAGTGGCTGGACAAGAG TGCGCGATGTTTGTACCAGACGCCCAGCAACATTCAGCGGCCCGACTGCTTTGGCTACCTACTCAAATTGGGCTCAAGGTGGTGCGGATGGTCGAAACGCTATTGCGTTCTAAAGGATGCCTGCCTCTATTTTTACCAAGATGCAAATAGCAAGAGTGCATTCG GCATGGCCTGCTTGCACGGCTACAAAGTGGCCTCAATGTCCGCAAATGCATCCGGCAAGAAGAACTCGTTCGAGATAGTGCCACCAGAAACGAAATTGCGTCATTATTTTTTCTGCACCGAAAGCGAAATGGATAAGAAGCG CTGGATATCCGCACTGGAATACTCCATTGACCGCTGGATAAAGTCCGGGTAA